In Erigeron canadensis isolate Cc75 chromosome 6, C_canadensis_v1, whole genome shotgun sequence, the following are encoded in one genomic region:
- the LOC122603779 gene encoding uncharacterized protein LOC122603779 isoform X2 has protein sequence MWTMIPQGINLSPNYNKLPLFYPSRFHQSPLSNHLSTSDSIGICKASQVVEIFPIVSPEIVVREARIEDCWEVAETHLPPGCRRTCLVAVAGASEDDMFCIGDEDLKIAGFGAKVSLNKGYVAGILTLDTVADFLPRKGPLRQRRTGIAYVSNVAVRERFRRKGIAKKLIAKAEAQARSWGCRSIALHCDLNNPSATNLYRNQGFRSIKIPEGAKWPQPRTSPDMQFNFMMKLIDKNQSSC, from the exons atgtggACCATGATACCTCAAGGAATCAATCTGTCTCCAAATTACAACAAATTGCCCCTTTTCTATCCTTCTAGGTTTCATCAATCTCCTCTCTCTAACCATCTTTCAACATCTG ACTCGATAGGGATTTGCAAAGCGAGTCAAGTGGTTGAAATATTTCCAATCGTCTCCCCCGAAATTGTTGTTCGTGAAGCAAGAATTGAAGATTGTTGGGAAGTTGCAGAAACGCATT TACCCCCTGGTTGTAGAAGAACATGTCTGGTTGCTGTCGCTGGTGCTTCTGAAGATGACATGTTCTGTATCGGTGATGAAGATCTCAAAATTGCCGGCTTTGGTGCAAAAGTTAGTTTGAATAAGGGTTATGTTGCTGGGATTTTGACTTTAGACACTGTGGCTGATTTTCTTCCTAGGAAAGGACCTCTTCGACAGAGAAG GACCGGTATTGCATATGTATCAAACGTTGCAGTTAGAGAAAGGTTTAGACGAAAGGGAATAGCGAAAAAGCTCATAGCAAAAGCAGAAGCTCAAGCCAGAAGCTGGGGATGTCGATCCATTGCATTGCATTGTGACCTAAACAACCCTAGTGCCACCAACTTATACCGAAACCAGGGTTTTAGGAGTATCAAAATACCCGAAGGAGCCAAATGGCCCCAACCCAGGACCTCACCTGATATGCAGTTCAACTTCATGATGAAGCTCATTGATAAAAACCAATCCAGTTGTTAG
- the LOC122604148 gene encoding auxin response factor 16-like, with the protein MINIMDHMIKPMNEMDKSLDGQLWHACAGGMVQMPEVNSKIFYFPQGHAEHAAGRDGGFRDLPRIPPYILCGVSAVNFMADSDTDEVYARIRLTPLRNHKDCDFDNDGFLGFDHNNKSENQDKPASFAKTLTQSDANNGGGFSVPRYCAETIFPRLDYTAEPPVQTILAKDVHGKLWKFRHIYRGTPRRHLLTTGWSNFVNQKKLVAGDSIVFLRADNGDLCVGIRRAKRGTGRGFLDGNSSGWNTAIAGVGGSGKVTADSVIEAAKLAATGRLFEVVYYPRASTPEFCVKASTVKAAMRIQWCPGMRFKMAFETEDSSRISWFMGTISSVDVDDQIRWPNSPWRLLQVAWDEPDLLQNVKRVNPWLVELVSNMPSIHLSPFSPPRKKLRIPQPPDFPLLSIPSFVTNQIPASIQGARQNPQFGFDHHLLQHHQYLSKIQSFPFGSPRIPPRFMETVQETEENVSCLLTIGNNSDNSKSSSRDEKKPNFVLFGQPIFTEQQLSDSSSGETVANQSDSSVFVQNGQVESSSDEAGPWRKDQRSEFGLKTGHCKIFMESEDVGRTLDLAAFRSYEDLDRKLADMFSVEKSVMLNNLIYRTTSGSLKHTRDEPFSEFSKTAQRLTIVIDSGSDNVRA; encoded by the exons ATGATTAATATAATGGATCATATGATTAAACCAATGAATGAAATGGATAAAAGCTTGGATGGGCAGTTATGGCATGCTTGTGCAGGTGGTATGGTACAAATGCCTGAAGTAAactctaaaatattttattttcctcAAGGTCATGCCGAACATGCTGCAGGAAGGGATGGCGGTTTTCGAGACCTTCCAAGAATCCCTCCTTACATTCTTTGCGGGGTATCCGCCGTGAATTTCATGGCGGATTCCGACACAGATGAAGTTTATGCAAGAATAAGACTAACCCCTTTAAGAAATCACAAAGATTGTGATTTTGATAATGATGGTTTTTTAGGATTTGATCATAATAACAAGAGTGAAAACCAAGATAAACCGGCTTCATTCGCAAAGACATTGACTCAGTCTGATGCTAATAATGGGGGTGGGTTTTCAGTTCCAAGATATTGTGCTGAAACTATCTTTCCAAGATTGGATTACACTGCTGAACCACCAGTGCAAACCATTTTGGCAAAAGATGTTCATGGGAAGTTATGGAAATTTAGGCATATATATCGAGGGACGCCTCGCAGGCATCTTTTGACAACCGGTTGGAGCAACTTTGTTAACCAAAAGAAGCTTGTAGCTGGTGACTCGATTGTGTTCTTGAGGGCGGATAATGGGGATCTTTGTGTAGGTATTCGGAGGGCCAAGAGGGGGACCGGAAGGGGATTTCTTGATGGGAATTCTTCTGGGTGGAATACTGCAATTGCTGGAGTTGGGGGTTCGGGGAAAGTAACTGCAGATTCGGTGATTGAAGCTGCAAAACTAGCGGCTACAGGACGGCTGTTTGAGGTGGTGTATTACCCTCGAGCTAGCACACCGGAGTTTTGTGTTAAAGCCTCGACTGTAAAGGCTGCAATGCGGATCCAATGGTGTCCAGGGATGAGGTTTAAGATGGCGTTTGAGACAGAAGATTCGTCGCGGATAAGTTGGTTTATGGGCACGATTTCTTCAGTTGACGTTGATGATCAAATCCGTTGGCCTAATTCACCATGGAGGCTACTTCAG GTAGCGTGGGATGAACCTGATTTGCTACAAAATGTGAAACGAGTTAACCCGTGGTTAGTTGAATTGGTGTCGAATATGCCATCAATTCATCTTTCACCATTTTCGCCTCCAAGAAAGAAGCTTCGGATCCCTCAACCACCCGATTTTCCTCTTCTTTCAATCCCATCATTTGTCACAAACCAAATTCCTGCAAGCATCCAGGGAGCCAGGCAAAATCCGCAATTTGGATTTGATCAccatcttcttcaacatcatcagtACCTAAGCAAGATCCAAtcttttccatttgggtcaccAAGAATTCCCCCAAGATTTATGGAAACAGTCCAAGAAACTGAAGAAAACGTTTCTTGTTTGCTAACGATAGGGAACAACAGTGATAACTCGAAATCAAGCTCAAGAGATGAAAAAAAACCAAACTTTGTGTTGTTTGGTCAACCAATTTTTACAGAACAACAGCTCTCGGACAGTAGTTCTGGTGAGACAGTGGCTAACCAATCCGATAGTTCAGTCTTCGTTCAGAATGGCCAAGTCGAGAGCTCATCAGATGAAGCGGGCCCATGGCGCAAGGACCAAAGGTCTGAGTTTGGTCTCAAGACGGGCCATTGCAAGATTTTCATGGAGTCAGAAGATGTGGGTCGGACTTTAGACCTGGCTGCTTTTCGTTCATATGAAGATTTGGACAGAAAGCTCGCCGACATGTTCAGTGTAGAGAAATCTGTAATGCTTAACAACTTGATTTACCGTACCACATCTGGTTCACTAAAACATACAAGAGATGAACCCTTCAG TGAGTTCTCAAAGACAGCACAAAGGCTAACCATTGTGATTGATTCGGGCAGTGACAATGTAAGGGCTTAA
- the LOC122603779 gene encoding uncharacterized protein LOC122603779 isoform X1: MWTMIPQGINLSPNYNKLPLFYPSRFHQSPLSNHLSTSDSIGICKASQVVEIFPIVSPEIVVREARIEDCWEVAETHCSSFFPEYSFPLDFVLRIDRLLALVFGLSVPPGCRRTCLVAVAGASEDDMFCIGDEDLKIAGFGAKVSLNKGYVAGILTLDTVADFLPRKGPLRQRRTGIAYVSNVAVRERFRRKGIAKKLIAKAEAQARSWGCRSIALHCDLNNPSATNLYRNQGFRSIKIPEGAKWPQPRTSPDMQFNFMMKLIDKNQSSC, translated from the exons atgtggACCATGATACCTCAAGGAATCAATCTGTCTCCAAATTACAACAAATTGCCCCTTTTCTATCCTTCTAGGTTTCATCAATCTCCTCTCTCTAACCATCTTTCAACATCTG ACTCGATAGGGATTTGCAAAGCGAGTCAAGTGGTTGAAATATTTCCAATCGTCTCCCCCGAAATTGTTGTTCGTGAAGCAAGAATTGAAGATTGTTGGGAAGTTGCAGAAACGCATTGTAGCTCCTTCTTCCCTGAATATTCCTTCCCATTAGACTTTGTTCTGAGGATTGATAGACTACTTGCACTCGTTTTTGGATTGTCAGTACCCCCTGGTTGTAGAAGAACATGTCTGGTTGCTGTCGCTGGTGCTTCTGAAGATGACATGTTCTGTATCGGTGATGAAGATCTCAAAATTGCCGGCTTTGGTGCAAAAGTTAGTTTGAATAAGGGTTATGTTGCTGGGATTTTGACTTTAGACACTGTGGCTGATTTTCTTCCTAGGAAAGGACCTCTTCGACAGAGAAG GACCGGTATTGCATATGTATCAAACGTTGCAGTTAGAGAAAGGTTTAGACGAAAGGGAATAGCGAAAAAGCTCATAGCAAAAGCAGAAGCTCAAGCCAGAAGCTGGGGATGTCGATCCATTGCATTGCATTGTGACCTAAACAACCCTAGTGCCACCAACTTATACCGAAACCAGGGTTTTAGGAGTATCAAAATACCCGAAGGAGCCAAATGGCCCCAACCCAGGACCTCACCTGATATGCAGTTCAACTTCATGATGAAGCTCATTGATAAAAACCAATCCAGTTGTTAG
- the LOC122604011 gene encoding ubiquitin-like protein 5, translated as MIEVVLNDRLGKKVRVKCNDDDTIGDLKKLVAAQTGTRADKIRIQKWYNIYKDHITLKDYEIHDGMGLELYYN; from the coding sequence atgaTCGAGGTGGTGTTGAACGATCGATTGGGAAAGAAGGTGCGCGTGAAGTGCAACGACGATGACACGATCGGAGACCTGAAGAAGCTCGTGGCAGCTCAGACGGGTACACGCGCCGATAAGATAAGGATCCAGAAGTGgtacaatatatataaggatCATATCACTCTTAAGGATTACGAGATTCATGATGGCATGGGCCTTGAACTCTACTACAACTGA
- the LOC122603160 gene encoding phosphoglucomutase isoform X1 — MAEIMGKIVQNLQTSQCCQKNTQFGALYPRDRCAQYTRNLLLFQGRKLAWTGISAMQVRNVSNIKRGILYCNASPSATAVPSLEKVDFLKLQNGSDIRGVAVDGVAVEPINLTEPVTQAIAAAFAAWLLDKKKADSSKRFRISIGHDSRISAQKLQDAASRGIAGADFDVVQYGLASTPAMFNSTLTKNEDFLCPVDGAIMITASHLPFNRNGFKFFTNAGGLGKADIKDILERAANIYNGFTPESLEEAERKASFCISKVDYMSVYSADLVAAVRTASGNIEKPLQGFHIVVDAGNGAGGFFAGKVLEPLGAITSGSQFLEPDGLFPNHIPNPEDKAAMKAITQAVLDNKADLGIIFDTDVDRSAAVDSTGREFNRNRLIALMSAIVLDEHPGTTIVTDSVTSDGLTTFIEKKLGGKHHRFKRGYKNVIDEAVRLNSVGEESHLAIETSGHGALKENHWLDDGAYLMVKLLNKLASARASGQTGGSKVLTDLVEELQEPGVAVELRLKIDQNHADLKGGSFRDYGEAVLRHLESKSESDPKLQKAPVNYEGVRVSGYGGWFLLRLSLHDPVLPLNIEAPSNEDAVKLGLAVLSATNEFSALDVSALVKFVQQ, encoded by the exons ATGGCAG AAATCATGGGGAAAATTGTTCAAAATTTACAGACTTCACAATGCTGTCAGAAAAATACGCAATTCGGCGCCCTATATCCAAGGGACCGATGTGCACAATATACACGCAACTTGCTTCTCTTTCAAGGAAGGAAGTTGGCATGGACCGGGATCTCGGCCATGCAAGTGCGTAATGTATCAAACATTAAACGGGGAATTCTTTACTGCAATG CTTCTCCTTCTGCTACTGCTGTACCATCGCTTGAAAAAGTAGATTTTCTCAAACTTCAAAATGGCAG CGATATACGTGGTGTTGCTGTTGATGGTGTTGCGGTTGAACCTATTAACCTCACTGAGCCAGTGACACAAGCAATAGCAGCTGCCTTTGCTGCATGGCTTTTGGATAAGAAAAAAGCTGATTCTTCTAAGCGTTTCAGAATATCCATTGGGCATGATTCTCGAATTTCTGCACAAAAATTACAG GATGCAGCTTCCAGGGGAATTGCTGGTGCAGACTTTGATGTTGTGCAATATGG ACTGGCATCCACCCCGGCGATGTTCAATAGTACATTGACCAAAAATGAAGACTTCTTATGTCCAGTTGATGGGGCTATCATGATAACTG CAAGCCATCTCCCTTTTAATAGAAACGGGTTTAAATTCTTTACTAACGCTGGAGGGCTTGGAAAAGCTGACATCAAAGACATCTTAGAACGTGCTGCGAACATATACAACGGTTTTACACCAGAATCCCTTGAAGAGGCAGAAAGAAAAGCTTCATTCTGTATCAGTAAGGTTGACTACATGTCTGTTTATTCAGCTGACCTTGTAGCCGCTGTCCGCACAGCTTCCGGAAACATAG AAAAGCCATTGCAAGGATTTCATATAGTTGTGGATGCCGGGAATGGTGCTGGTGGCTTTTTTGCT GGAAAGGTGCTGGAGCCTTTAGGTGCTATTACTTCTGGCAGTCAGTTTCTAGAACCAGATG GTTTATTTCCTAATCATATTCCTAACCCTGAGGATAAGGCAGCAATGAAGGCAATTACCCAAGCGGTGCTTGATAACAAGGCTGATTTGGGGATTATCTTTGACACAGATGTTGATAG ATCTGCCGCTGTTGATTCCACTGGGCGTGAGTTTAACCGTAATCGTCTTATTGCTTTGATGTCTGCTATTGTTTTAGACGAA CACCCTGGAACAACCATCGTCACAGATAGTGTTACTTCGGACGGGCTTACAACATTCATTGAAAAAAAGCTAG GGGGGAAGCACCATCGATTCAAACGAGGGTATAAAAATGTTATTGACGAAGCTGTTCGACTG AACTCTGTTGGTGAGGAGTCACATTTGGCTATTGAGACCAGTGGTCATGGAGCACTCAAGGAGAATCACTGGCTTGATGATGGTGCATATCTCATG GTCAAACTATTAAACAAACTTGCATCGGCCAGAGCTTCGGGCCAAACTGGCGGTAGCAAAGTATTGACCGATTTGGTAGAGGAACTGCAGGAACCTGGTGTTGCTGTTGAGCTTAGATTAAAAATAGATCAAAATCATGCAGATCTTAAAGGAGG ATCTTTCCGTGACTATGGGGAAGCAGTGCTAAGGCATCTGGAAAGCAAAAGCGAATCAGATCCTAAGCTTCAAAAAGCGCCTGTTAACTATGAAGGG GTACGAGTTTCTGGATATGGTGGGTGGTTTCTTCTGAGACTTTCACTTCATGATCCTGTGTTGCCCCTCAACATCGAG GCACCCAGCAATGAGGATGCAGTAAAACTTGGACTTGCTGTACTTTCTGCTACAAATGAGTTCTCCGCTCTGGATGTCTCGGCCTTGGTGAAATTTGTACAACAGTAA
- the LOC122603160 gene encoding phosphoglucomutase isoform X2, translated as MAASPSATAVPSLEKVDFLKLQNGSDIRGVAVDGVAVEPINLTEPVTQAIAAAFAAWLLDKKKADSSKRFRISIGHDSRISAQKLQDAASRGIAGADFDVVQYGLASTPAMFNSTLTKNEDFLCPVDGAIMITASHLPFNRNGFKFFTNAGGLGKADIKDILERAANIYNGFTPESLEEAERKASFCISKVDYMSVYSADLVAAVRTASGNIEKPLQGFHIVVDAGNGAGGFFAGKVLEPLGAITSGSQFLEPDGLFPNHIPNPEDKAAMKAITQAVLDNKADLGIIFDTDVDRSAAVDSTGREFNRNRLIALMSAIVLDEHPGTTIVTDSVTSDGLTTFIEKKLGGKHHRFKRGYKNVIDEAVRLNSVGEESHLAIETSGHGALKENHWLDDGAYLMVKLLNKLASARASGQTGGSKVLTDLVEELQEPGVAVELRLKIDQNHADLKGGSFRDYGEAVLRHLESKSESDPKLQKAPVNYEGVRVSGYGGWFLLRLSLHDPVLPLNIEAPSNEDAVKLGLAVLSATNEFSALDVSALVKFVQQ; from the exons ATGGCAG CTTCTCCTTCTGCTACTGCTGTACCATCGCTTGAAAAAGTAGATTTTCTCAAACTTCAAAATGGCAG CGATATACGTGGTGTTGCTGTTGATGGTGTTGCGGTTGAACCTATTAACCTCACTGAGCCAGTGACACAAGCAATAGCAGCTGCCTTTGCTGCATGGCTTTTGGATAAGAAAAAAGCTGATTCTTCTAAGCGTTTCAGAATATCCATTGGGCATGATTCTCGAATTTCTGCACAAAAATTACAG GATGCAGCTTCCAGGGGAATTGCTGGTGCAGACTTTGATGTTGTGCAATATGG ACTGGCATCCACCCCGGCGATGTTCAATAGTACATTGACCAAAAATGAAGACTTCTTATGTCCAGTTGATGGGGCTATCATGATAACTG CAAGCCATCTCCCTTTTAATAGAAACGGGTTTAAATTCTTTACTAACGCTGGAGGGCTTGGAAAAGCTGACATCAAAGACATCTTAGAACGTGCTGCGAACATATACAACGGTTTTACACCAGAATCCCTTGAAGAGGCAGAAAGAAAAGCTTCATTCTGTATCAGTAAGGTTGACTACATGTCTGTTTATTCAGCTGACCTTGTAGCCGCTGTCCGCACAGCTTCCGGAAACATAG AAAAGCCATTGCAAGGATTTCATATAGTTGTGGATGCCGGGAATGGTGCTGGTGGCTTTTTTGCT GGAAAGGTGCTGGAGCCTTTAGGTGCTATTACTTCTGGCAGTCAGTTTCTAGAACCAGATG GTTTATTTCCTAATCATATTCCTAACCCTGAGGATAAGGCAGCAATGAAGGCAATTACCCAAGCGGTGCTTGATAACAAGGCTGATTTGGGGATTATCTTTGACACAGATGTTGATAG ATCTGCCGCTGTTGATTCCACTGGGCGTGAGTTTAACCGTAATCGTCTTATTGCTTTGATGTCTGCTATTGTTTTAGACGAA CACCCTGGAACAACCATCGTCACAGATAGTGTTACTTCGGACGGGCTTACAACATTCATTGAAAAAAAGCTAG GGGGGAAGCACCATCGATTCAAACGAGGGTATAAAAATGTTATTGACGAAGCTGTTCGACTG AACTCTGTTGGTGAGGAGTCACATTTGGCTATTGAGACCAGTGGTCATGGAGCACTCAAGGAGAATCACTGGCTTGATGATGGTGCATATCTCATG GTCAAACTATTAAACAAACTTGCATCGGCCAGAGCTTCGGGCCAAACTGGCGGTAGCAAAGTATTGACCGATTTGGTAGAGGAACTGCAGGAACCTGGTGTTGCTGTTGAGCTTAGATTAAAAATAGATCAAAATCATGCAGATCTTAAAGGAGG ATCTTTCCGTGACTATGGGGAAGCAGTGCTAAGGCATCTGGAAAGCAAAAGCGAATCAGATCCTAAGCTTCAAAAAGCGCCTGTTAACTATGAAGGG GTACGAGTTTCTGGATATGGTGGGTGGTTTCTTCTGAGACTTTCACTTCATGATCCTGTGTTGCCCCTCAACATCGAG GCACCCAGCAATGAGGATGCAGTAAAACTTGGACTTGCTGTACTTTCTGCTACAAATGAGTTCTCCGCTCTGGATGTCTCGGCCTTGGTGAAATTTGTACAACAGTAA